ATGGCTAGAATCGGACCTCCCTCGCGCAAAGGATCGCAGCGGAAATCCTTCGCGTAAGCGAAGATTGGAGCGGAGAGCCTGGTCGGGTAAGTCGGAGGGTTTTGTTTATCTAAGAGATCCGAGGCGCCCTAACATTTCGCTTTGAAACAATGAATGAATTTTTTGTGTTGCGGAGAGGTCGCGGCATTCTATTTTCCCCGCCCGATTTGGGTGGGGAACTACACCCGCCACCCAATGCTTTTCCTTTACCATATCACCTTCGGTTTGTAAAGTGATATCGGTTTTCCTCGTAAAAAATTTCGAAAAAGTTCGCCTTTTTGCCCTTATTTCCTGCCGGCAAACAGATGAAAGGTTCCCCAACCTAGGCTGAAAATTAGTATCCCGGTTGGAATGAGAAGTGTGAATGGAAGTGCGATTTCTCTCGTTAAGAAAATCAAAACCAGGATCGAGCCGAATAATAGAACCGATACGACCCAGTTGGGAAATTTGGGTTGGATTCCGCGGGCAGCAAATAGGAAGAGAGCGATCGTCGGTCCCAGAGTATAGGAAAAAATCGTAAGCCCTACTTCCAAGATTCCTTTTTCCAATTGAGCCCCCATAAAGAAAGGTAAGAGCGAGGAGAAAAACAAAATCACTCCGAAGATAAGAGAAAGTATTTTGGGTGTCAGATAACGATCCATTTCCCAATCGCGGGCCCAAGTGAGAGATAGTGAATTGATTGTGGAAGAAAGAGAAGACATCGCACTGGCAAGGATGGCGGAAAGAAGTAAACCTAAAAAAGGAGAAGGGATTTCTTCTACGATAAACAGGCTGAACGCTTTGTCCGGTGTTATCGTTTTGCCTTGATAAAATCCGGAGAGCAGAGTTCCTATTCCTAAAAACAATAAAAATTGGAAGAATACGAATACTCCGCTTCCTATAAGTATTTTTCGACCTTGTTTCAGGTTTTTGCTCGCGATAACCCGTTGAACAAGCATTAGGTCCGTTCCGTGTGAGCCGATAGAAATGAAGGCTCCTCCTAAAATGGCGAATATAAAATAATATGCGTTATCTCCCGTGCTAAGCCAGTTGGTATGAAAGATGTTTAATTTGCCGTTGGCAAAAGATGTTGCGATCACATCGGGAAAAGGATTTCCTCCCGCGCTCAAAAGATTCCAAAGCAGATAGAATGCGTAAAACCCACCCAATAGATATATGATGAGTTGGAGCGAGTCCGTAAATACGATCGCCCTGAATCCTCCGTAGACCGAATACAAAATCGTTGCGAATGTAAGTAAAAAGAGTGCCGCGATTCCCAGGGTGGATTCTCCGTATTCGGAGAATCCCATTTTAGTAAGTAAAAAAGCTATTGGTAGGGAAGTAACATAAAGTCTGATTCCGTCACCTAATACTCGTGAAATTGTAAAAAGTCCCGACATGGATTTTTGAGAGGATTTCCCGAATTTTTCGCCTAAGTAAGCGTAAATGGAGATCGTTTCGCCCGCATAGTATTTCGGAAGAAGCAAATAGGCTACTGCAGTTCTTCCCAGAATGTATCCGATTGCGATTTGTAAAAAGGAAAAATCTCCTTTCATGGATAATGACGGAATGGATAGAAAGGTGAGGCTGGAGGTTTCCGTTGCGACAAGAGAGAACATCAACCAGACCCAGTGGATCTCTCTTTTGGCCAGATAAAAGTCTTCTTCACTCGAACGTTTTTTCGAAAAATGAAATCCGAAATAAAATACCGCGATGAAATATACTACGATTACGGAAAAGTCTAGGAGGAAATTCATAGGTTTTGCACTATTTTGAAACTATGCGAGAAGTGTAAAACCAGGAAATCTTACTATGGCCCGAATTAAATCGGTTCTTGTTAGAATTCCTATCAGAGTCTGATCTTCATCTATGATAGGCAGGGAACCGATTTTTTCTTCTAACATGACTTTGGCGGCTTCCCTGATTTCCGTTTGAATGGTTCCTGTCAGAAGTTTTCGAATCATAAAAGAACTCAAAGGTTTGGTAAGTGCATTTTCATCTTCACTGATGAATTTCCACACATCTCTGTCGGATAAAATTCCTACCAATTTTCCTTCCGGGCTGAGGATGGGAATATGTCTGAACCGTTTTTCCAAAATATACTTTCGAGCTTCGTATAGATTTGAATCCGTAAACAAACTTTCTACGGGACTAGTCATCACTTGGTGAGCAAATAAAATCGGGGAAGGAGGCGGTTCTTCGTTCGCTTCATCATAAGCTTTTTTCGCTTTTTCCATTTGCAGATTCGGGAGGGGGGAGTTGTCCGGATCGGATTCATCGAAAGCTTTGACCGGTTTGGAAGAAACAACTCCTCCGATCTTGGGAAGTGCTTGAGAAGCGATTGAAGGTAGTCTGGGAGTGGAAATCCCTTCCTGAATCCAAAAGAACATAGTATTATCATAATTAAGACTAAATGTTTGGCAAGAATAAGAAAAAACTTGCAAAAAACGAACAGTGGTTTTTTATCTCAGGAATATTTATTCCCCTAAAGAAGGCAAATTCACCATGAAAAAGAAAGTTTCCGTACTTTATGATTTACTTGAATTCGTATCAGAGACCTACCCTGATAAAATTTCCTTTCGAAAGAGAACAGCCACAGGTGAATTTCCCGGAATTTCTTTTGCCGATTTGCGCAAATTTGTAGATCAACTAACAGCTGGTTGGATTGAGGAAGGTTTGAGTTTGGGGGATCGGGTAGGATATTTTTGCGACTCCACTCCCAATTGGCTTAAAACCGATCTTTCCATTTTGACTGCGGGGGGAGTGGTTGTTCCGAGAGGGACTGATATCGTAGAAGACGAGATTCTGTACATTTTGAACCATTCGGAAGCCAGATTTCTTGTGGTTCAAAGAGAAAAAGACAGAGCCCGTGTCGGGAGGATTCAATCTCAGCTTCCCAAACTGGAAAAAATTTACGTTTTGGAAACTGATACCGGTGAACTGGCGATAGGTGAAGGAAGTGTTTCCAGTTTGGCCTCGAAAGGAAAAGCCGCTTTGGAATCTAAACCTGCTTTAGTAAAAGAAAGAGTTTCCGTTCTTGATCCGGACGCACTTGCTACATTGATTTATACTTCAGGAACAACCGGAAATCCCAAAGGGGTTATGTTGTCTCAAAAGGGTTGGATCACAGCGATTCACAACACAAGCCTTCGTTTGGATATGAATGCAAATGACAACGCAGTGAGTTTGCTTCCTCCCTGGCATGCATTCGAAAGGGCGATTGAATATGCAGTGATTTCTCACGGGATTGATTTTTTGGTTTCCAATATGGCGAGCCTTAAAGACGATCTTCGCGACTTTCGTCCTACTATTTTTCCTTCTGTGCCTAGAATTTGGGAATCCGTCTATAACGGAATCATGGTGAAAGTAGCAAAAGAAGGTGGGTTCAAAGAAAAATTATTTCATTTCTTTCTGAAAGTAGGGGCAAGTTTCGCAAAACACAAGTCAGTTGCTTTCGGATACGATTTCGCACTCGTGCGAAAAAACTTTTTGTCGGATATTTTACAAAGAACGTATTCACTTCTCGTCCTACTTCTTTTATCTCCTTTGAAGTTATTGTCTGTGAAGATATTTGCGGCCATTCACAAAGCACTGGGTGGTAGAATTCGGATTTGTATTTCGGCGGGTTCTGCGCTTCCGAGTGTAGTAGACGGATTTTTATCCGCTATCGGATTGAAAGTATTGGAAGGTTACGGAATGACCGAAACATCCGCAGTTGTTTCCATTCGTTCCAATACCAAACCGACCAAAGGTACAGTGGGGATTCCCATTGACGGGTACCAAATCAAATTGAAAGACGATCAAGGGAGAGAGGTAAAGGAAATTGCTGCAAAAGGAACTCTTTGGATCAAATCGGATCAGGTTTTGAAAGGATATTATAAAAGGCCGGAATTGAATGAAGTCGTTTTTGATAAGGAAGGTTTTTTTGATACTGGAGACCTGATGCAGATTTCCTACAGAAATGAATTGGTGTTTTCGGGAAGATCCAAGGACACGATCGCACTCATCGGCGGTGAAAATATCGAGCCTATCCCGATCGAAGACAAATTGCTCACTTCCCCTTATATCGATCAGGTAATGGTAGTCGGACATGACCGCAAAACCTTAGGGGCACTCATCGTTCCCAATTTTGAAGCTGTGGAAAAAAAGCTGGAAGCACTTGCCGGTTCCTACGATACTTGGGATTCCAATCCGAAAATAAGAGAGTTGTTTCGAAGTGAAATCACCGGTATCATTTCAAAACATAACGGTTTCAAAGCGTTCGAGGTAATACCGGCTAACAACTTTTATATTGTTCCGCGGCCGTTTGATCCGGATCGTGAAATGACTCGGACTTTAAAGATGAAAAGAAACGTAATCGCAGAAGTATTTGCAAAAGAAATTAACAGGATTTACCAATGATACATCCGAAATTAAATCCCTATCTCAGCGAAGAAGATAGAAATTTTTATAATACCGTATTTCAATTTGCGGAAGAAAAGGTTTTACCTACCGCATTGGAAAGGGACGAAACGGAAACATGGTCCGATGATCTTTGGAAAGAATTCGGAAAGGCAGGACTTGCAGGACTTTCCATGCCTGTCGAATACGGAGGACAAGGTGCGAATTGTTTGCAATGTTCTCATGCGACGGATGCCTTCGCCGCTGGTTCGTTAGATGGTGGAATGGGATTGTCCTGGGCCGCCCATATGATTATCGGAGCAATGCCCATAGTATTCCAGGGAACGGAAGAACAGAAGAACAGGTTTTTACCAAAACTCGCGAGCGGAGAATGGATTGCAGGCTTTGCATTGTCCGAACCTTCTTCAGGATCGGATGCAGCTTCTCTTCTCACTCATGCGGAAGAGACGGTGGACGGTTGGAAAATGAACGGATCCAAAATGTTCATTACGAACGGTCCCGTTGGTCAGGTATTTATTGTGATGGCGAGAACTTCCGAAAAAGGAAGAGGGCCTTTTGGGATTTCCGCTTTTATTGTAGAGGATTCCCGAAAGGGGTTTAAGGTGAGTAAGATTCTCAAAAAACTCGGCCATCATACTTCCATGACCGCAGAACTCGTATTTGAGGACATGATTTTGCCCAAAGAGAATCTATTAGGGCCTTTGAATTCAGGTTTTGTCAGAATCGGAAAGGAAAATTTGGAATGGGAAAGAACCGTGTTCGTGGCAGGCCTTGCCGGAGCCATGGAGTTTTGTTTTCGTTCCGGAATGAGATATGCTCGGGAAAGAATACAATTTGGAAAACCGATTGCATCCTTTTTCGGTATGAAGGAAATTTTGGTAAAAAACTGGGTTTATGTACAAGCGGCAAGAAGACTCATATATTGGGTGGCGGAGAGAAAGGACAAAGGGATTCCTTCTCCTTTGGAAAGCTCGCTTGGAAAACTGATTTCCTCTGAAATTTCGGAGGATGTGGCAAAGGACTCCGTACAGCTGTTTGGCGGATATGGTTATATGAAGGAGTATTCTGTGGAAAGATTTTACAGAGACGTAAAACTGGGAACGATTGGCGGCGGAACCAGTGAAATTCAAAGATCCATCATTTCTTCGTTGTATCCGGGCAAACAAAAGTTTATGGCTGATTTCACAAAACTGGAAACTGCTTCTTCCGAATCGGACCAGATTCAAAATCATTTATTCGATATATTGATTCAAATGGACGGACAATCCGCACGCAAAAAACAACAGCCGATCGAATTTGCATTTGCAGATGCGCTTTCTCTTTTTGTCATCCTTTCCCAATCTCATTCCGATCTTTCGGTTCCGTTACAGCATTATTCCAAGGAAGAAAAACTGATCGACCGAAGTCT
The nucleotide sequence above comes from Leptospira kobayashii. Encoded proteins:
- a CDS encoding HPP family protein; translation: MFFWIQEGISTPRLPSIASQALPKIGGVVSSKPVKAFDESDPDNSPLPNLQMEKAKKAYDEANEEPPPSPILFAHQVMTSPVESLFTDSNLYEARKYILEKRFRHIPILSPEGKLVGILSDRDVWKFISEDENALTKPLSSFMIRKLLTGTIQTEIREAAKVMLEEKIGSLPIIDEDQTLIGILTRTDLIRAIVRFPGFTLLA
- a CDS encoding acyl-CoA dehydrogenase family protein; this translates as MIHPKLNPYLSEEDRNFYNTVFQFAEEKVLPTALERDETETWSDDLWKEFGKAGLAGLSMPVEYGGQGANCLQCSHATDAFAAGSLDGGMGLSWAAHMIIGAMPIVFQGTEEQKNRFLPKLASGEWIAGFALSEPSSGSDAASLLTHAEETVDGWKMNGSKMFITNGPVGQVFIVMARTSEKGRGPFGISAFIVEDSRKGFKVSKILKKLGHHTSMTAELVFEDMILPKENLLGPLNSGFVRIGKENLEWERTVFVAGLAGAMEFCFRSGMRYARERIQFGKPIASFFGMKEILVKNWVYVQAARRLIYWVAERKDKGIPSPLESSLGKLISSEISEDVAKDSVQLFGGYGYMKEYSVERFYRDVKLGTIGGGTSEIQRSIISSLYPGKQKFMADFTKLETASSESDQIQNHLFDILIQMDGQSARKKQQPIEFAFADALSLFVILSQSHSDLSVPLQHYSKEEKLIDRSLITFFLVGKYLSSLSRLSGFVKEELNSIWNNYQKLGEKIESLVNERFLTLQEIS
- a CDS encoding sodium:solute symporter family transporter; protein product: MNFLLDFSVIVVYFIAVFYFGFHFSKKRSSEEDFYLAKREIHWVWLMFSLVATETSSLTFLSIPSLSMKGDFSFLQIAIGYILGRTAVAYLLLPKYYAGETISIYAYLGEKFGKSSQKSMSGLFTISRVLGDGIRLYVTSLPIAFLLTKMGFSEYGESTLGIAALFLLTFATILYSVYGGFRAIVFTDSLQLIIYLLGGFYAFYLLWNLLSAGGNPFPDVIATSFANGKLNIFHTNWLSTGDNAYYFIFAILGGAFISIGSHGTDLMLVQRVIASKNLKQGRKILIGSGVFVFFQFLLFLGIGTLLSGFYQGKTITPDKAFSLFIVEEIPSPFLGLLLSAILASAMSSLSSTINSLSLTWARDWEMDRYLTPKILSLIFGVILFFSSLLPFFMGAQLEKGILEVGLTIFSYTLGPTIALFLFAARGIQPKFPNWVVSVLLFGSILVLIFLTREIALPFTLLIPTGILIFSLGWGTFHLFAGRK
- a CDS encoding AMP-dependent synthetase/ligase; its protein translation is MKKKVSVLYDLLEFVSETYPDKISFRKRTATGEFPGISFADLRKFVDQLTAGWIEEGLSLGDRVGYFCDSTPNWLKTDLSILTAGGVVVPRGTDIVEDEILYILNHSEARFLVVQREKDRARVGRIQSQLPKLEKIYVLETDTGELAIGEGSVSSLASKGKAALESKPALVKERVSVLDPDALATLIYTSGTTGNPKGVMLSQKGWITAIHNTSLRLDMNANDNAVSLLPPWHAFERAIEYAVISHGIDFLVSNMASLKDDLRDFRPTIFPSVPRIWESVYNGIMVKVAKEGGFKEKLFHFFLKVGASFAKHKSVAFGYDFALVRKNFLSDILQRTYSLLVLLLLSPLKLLSVKIFAAIHKALGGRIRICISAGSALPSVVDGFLSAIGLKVLEGYGMTETSAVVSIRSNTKPTKGTVGIPIDGYQIKLKDDQGREVKEIAAKGTLWIKSDQVLKGYYKRPELNEVVFDKEGFFDTGDLMQISYRNELVFSGRSKDTIALIGGENIEPIPIEDKLLTSPYIDQVMVVGHDRKTLGALIVPNFEAVEKKLEALAGSYDTWDSNPKIRELFRSEITGIISKHNGFKAFEVIPANNFYIVPRPFDPDREMTRTLKMKRNVIAEVFAKEINRIYQ